AAATGCCGATCTGGATGAGCTGGTGGGTAAGATTCGGGAAGCGATAGAAGAATGGAAGCCCAATGTAGTCGTTACGTTTCCGCCGGACGGGGTAACGGGTCATCCCGATCATATCGTCACGTGCGAGGCAACGACGCGAGCGGTCGAACAAGCGGAAGCGAGCATGACTCCGGCAGAATATCCTGATCTATACTATGTTTCGATCCCGCACTACTACGATCATTGCCCCGATCATGGTCCAAAGCCAGCGGTTCCGATTACAGGCAAGATCGATATTTCGGGCTATCGGATGCAAAAAGGAGAGGCACTGAAGGCTCACCTCAGTCAAGAGTATTCCGTGAATCGCGCTTATCCGGGTGTTATCGATGGGGACTTTGGTGTCATTGGCTGCTATGAGTACTATACTTTGGTGCGGTCAGCGGGCAAGGCAATCGAGCCGGTTAGTGCGGGTGGGAGTATTCCTATCATTGAGCTGTAGGATATAAAGTAGAAAGGGCTGACCAGCATATTTTTGCTGGTCAGCCTTTTTCATTCGATAGCCCATCAGTCGGATTGTTTTGTCCTACTAGATTTGCTTACAATGTGATCAAGTGCAATTGGAAATCAAAGGGAGAGAAGACATGTCACACAGAGTCTATGTATATAACGTCAGTGAACCTTCTCAAGCACAAGACAACGACAAGATGATGGTGGAATGGGGCTATGAGGTCCCTCTACTCTTGCAACCGCTTTTCATAGAAGGTGGTTCGATCGCCGGCAACAATTACAACAACCATACCGAACCGGACAATTCCGGACTCTATTACGATGCGCAGTCAGGCATCGAAAATGTGAAGCGATTTTACGATTTCCTAGAGAGACAGGAAGGGTTAATCCAAAACAAAGAAGCATTTTTGGAAGCGAGAAATCAGCTTCTCAGCTATCTGGAAAAACGAAAGCTTCCGTATTTTCACATCGATGCCTGGGACGTATTCAATATGGATGACATTCCTCATGACGAGCAGGCGGAAACTTTGCGCGCCAATATTGCCCATAACAACGAGATCATAACCAAGGCAATGGACAACGATGATATCTTGCTGCTGAACTACTCCGAATTGATGGACGTGAACCCGGGCTTTCGTTCATTTGCCGAGCTGCTCAATTATGAGGACTACCAATACGGCTGGGGACACATCTGGCAGCCTTATGAAGAACATCCCGACGTGGAGATATTTGAGGAAGCTGGCTTGCTTGGTCTCAAGGATGCAGAGGGAAACGTATTGCTCGCCCCTCAGTACGATGCCTTTTACGATTTCGCTTCCGAAGATCTCGCCGTAGTCTCTAGAGATGGCAAATATGGCTATGTACATAAATCCGGGAGAATCGTCATTCCGTTGGAGTGGGAAGATGCCTACGATTTTGAATACGGCTCTGTTGGTGCCATTGTCAAACGAAACGGTCGATATGGTCTGATCAATCTGGAAGGCAAAATAATTGTCCCTACCCACTATGAAGAATTGGAACCGCTCGATTACCAAGGGTTTTATACGGCAAAGAAAGACGGAAAATGGGGCGTGCTGGGGGAAGCTGGTTCAGTAACGATAGATTTTGAGCATGAAGAAGCTTTCAAGTGTGGGGACGGCTTTTACCATACGGCGGTCAAAGGCAGGAAAAATCAGAAAATCTTTAACGAATATTGGAAATACGTCGGGGAATTCCCTCTGACGGCGGTAGAACAGATTGACGCAGGGCTTATCCTCGTCAAACCACACAAGGATACAAGTCATAGCACCTTGTACAAAAAAGATGGTACTGTCGGCGCATCCGGCTTCGATAAACTGAATCGGCAAACCCATTTTCCGAATTTGCTCGTCCTACGCAAGGGGAAGAAGTACGCTGCTTATGGCAAACAGCAGGAGAGCCTTCTGTTGCCGTACGAATACGATGAACTGATTGATTTACAGGTTTATACGGAGGCAAGGCAGGGAAATCAGGTGCTGGCGAAAAAAGATGGAAAGCTAGGCGTTTTTTATGGAGATGCCGATCAGCCAGCATGGTTATTCCCCTTAGACGATTATGAGAATATTTTTCGGCTGCATAAGGATGCGCATGCTTTGAAGAAAAATGGATTATGGAGCATTGCCTTATCGCCGGAAAAGCGATGGAGTGATTTTGAATTCGATCTGGTGGTGAAAAAGGCATTTGTCGGGGGTTTTGCTTATGCCTTCAAGGGTCACGACGTTTATTTAGTAAGCGAGTACGGGCTGTCGAGGGCAGAGAAAACGCTCGTTCTGGAGGATGTAGAAGATCGTTATTACAGCTATTATTTTGATGCCGAGGTTCGCAAGCGACTGCTGGTCTATGCCAAAGGGGAGCAATCCGATGTTGACAGCGTAGATCAGTACACGCCAGTAGAAACGTTGTACAACCTGGGCATGGAAGCATATGAAGCAGGGGATTATGAGAAAGCCATTCTGTACGATACGCTTGCTGCTAAAAAGGGCTATCCCCCATCCATGAACAACCTTGCCCATATGTATTACAGTCTAGAAGGATTCGAGGATGTTGATAAAGCTTTTTACTGGTACGAAGTAGGGGCGACGGCAGGCAACCACCACGCTATGAACGGTTTGGGTTGCTGCTATCGACACGGGATAGGCACGGAGCCTGATGCCGATCAGGCAATGTACTGGATGGGCAAGGCGGCAGAACACGGTCATGCGCTGGCTCACAACAATCTTGGTGCCATCTATTATAACGGGGAACTGGTGCCGCAAGATTTGGACAAGGCTCTCTGGCATTATGAACAGGGGGAGTTATTGGGCTCGCCGGTTTATGATTGGCTTGGCTACCTGCACGATTCAAAAGGAAACTACGAAAAGGCGCTGCATTATTATCACCAAGATTACGAAGCAGGCGGAGATATCAGCGCCTATAATTTAGGGATCTTCTACTATAATGGCTACGGCACAGCCAAAAATATCGACGCCGCCATTACTTATTTTCAAGCTGCTTTGGAAAGAGACTACCCGCATGCGCATCTCGAGCTGGCAAGTATTTATAGGAACGAAGCACAATTTGCGGACGAGCTCCTGGCGAAAAAGCACATCGAAGAAGCGGAAAAGGCAGGTCTTGATATCCCTGAGGAGCTTACACAATCGTAGAAAAAGCAAAAAAGCGGATCGACAGAAAAAGTCGTCGGTCCGCTTCCAACTAACCAGCATGCTAAACAATAGCTTCCACTTCAATTTCAACGAGAAGACGCGGGTCAATCAGTGCCTTGACCTCAACCATCGTAGCGACAGGCTGAATCTCGCGGAAAAACTCCCCATGTGCTTTTCCGATCTCTTCCCACTTGCTGATATCCGTTACAAACATCCGCGTTCTGACCACATGAGACAAATCAGCATCTAATTCTCGCAATGCTTTTTCAATCGTCTCAAGGATAAACCTTGTTTGTTCATAGGCATCGCCTACACCAACGACTTCTCCGTCCTTCATAGCAGTGGTGCCAGCCACTTCAATCCGGTCTCCTATTCGGATTGCACGGCAATAGCCCACGACAGGCTCCCAAGGTGAACCTGTGAATATTTTCTTTCGATTCATAATAGAAAGCCCCTCTCATCTCCGCAATAATTGGAATATACTACAAAAAAGAAGGGGAGTGGAGCGGTTTATGAATTTTTTTCTCACTCTTTTTTCCAAGTACAAGTGCTTGATCCACACTGCGATTGGTCATCAAGAATACGTGCGTGCGGCATATAAACTGGAGGCTCATGGTATTCGTTTTCGGACACGTATTCACTCTCATGTGCTTCGTCATTTAGGGGGAGACATGGGGATGATTCCCCAAGAAGAAGACAATAAGCAATATGACATCTACGTGGCAAAAGAAGATGAACACCAAGCACATTTGGCGATTCATTCCCGTTGATGGATACCTATACGATCATGACAACCTCTTATATAATGATTGGGATTAGTAAGAAAATGGTACAACCGAGGAGGAACCAGCATGATCGTAAGAGAGGCACTCAAAAGCAGAAGAGCCGTGCGTAACTATATTCCAAAAGAAGTAGAAACAGAGAAGATCCAGGCGCTGTTAGATTGCGCAGTGCTAGCCCCGAACGACCGCTTGCGTCAGCCGTGGCATTTTTATGTGATCAGAGGAGAAGCAAAGCTGCGGTTCGAGGAAATCGCGAAGGAATTTTTGCTGGAGCGTTTTCCGACCAAGCCGAATCTCGTGCAGGATTCCTTAGCTGTCCTAGAAAAAACACCACTCGTCATTGTCGCGACTGCTGATGTGATTCCAGGGGATGAAGCATCCTCAGAAGATAACGAATACGCGGTTTGCTGCGCGATTCACTCTATGTGGCTGGCAGCGAAGGAACTGGGACTGGGTATGGTATGGCGCACGAGAGGAATCGGTTTGGTTCGCGACGAGCGCTTGCTGCAATTCCTCGGATCGCCTGAAAATAAAAAGGTCGTGGGTACACTATTCATTGGCTATCCCGAGGCAGATGCTCCAGAGACGAGTCGGGTAGCAGCGGAAGAAAAGACGACCTGGTTATAATCGATAGCATAGCAATCCAGAAGAAGCCTCCTATTACATCTGTCCTTTATCATAAAGTCAAGAAGCACCATCACTTTTTGGAAGCGGAGGACTATTGATGAATCAGCAAGTAACGGATTATATCCAAAACATAACCAATGGATCTCAGGTAGAAGTGTGCAATCGGATTCGCCAGCTCATCCATGAAAACATCCCGAATGTAGAAGAGCAGGTGAAGTATAAACAAGCTTTTTATTCCATTCAGGGCAAGCAGGCATGTGTGTATTTTCCGGCAAAGGACTGGATTAACGTAACACTGTTTCAAGCGGCGAATTTGGATGCTCCAGCTGGCTTTTTTGAGAAGTCTGATCATGCTGACCGGAAGTCCATCAAAATACGGAACGGAAAAGAATTTGATTTTGATGTTCTTGCAGGCCTATTCAAAAAATTGGGTGAAGCACAGTAGTTGTTTGCAACTAAGTCCCTCCATCCACGTATAAATGGGTAAGGTTAGACCGTACATATCGAGGGGAGCTGTTTCATTATGTTTGGAAAGCTTGCGGCAGATGCACTTGGTTTGAGCAATGTGGGAATCGTGGTAAAACCAGCAGATTACGATAAGGTGGACGCTGATGATTACATCATGCACGAGGACCATGAGAAAATTTATTTTTTGATCAAATCAAAGTCCGATGAGTACTGCTTCACCAATCTGGGGCTGGTTCATCTGGATGGAACGAGTGCCACCAGCAAAAAACGAATGCTGCGCCGCTATTCCTACTATACACACCCGATCTCTGACGTGTATCTGGAAACAGCCGGAACCGTCGATTTGGATGTAGAAATCAAGTTCACCATGGGCAATGAGCACTATTCGATCGATGTCAACAAAAAGCATTTGGAGGAGCTAAAAGACCTCTACAAAGCCCTTGTGAAGATCGCATCGATTATGCACGATAACGAACTTGCGCTTCAGCATGCAAAAGAAAGCCTCCACGTTGCCCAAAGCACACTCGGCCGCGTAACAGGCCAGCAAGCAGACGTAGCTTCACAATTCAAGTCCATCAACCAATACACCTTCGATTGGCTGGAAGACGTTCGATACAAGTATGTCGTTAAAGACTTTGGTAAAGTCTTTGAAAAATATATTCATAACTAAAAAGTAGTAATGAAGAAAAAAGAGCCTCTTTAAAGAGGCTCTTTTTGTATTCAAGCGAAATCTTTGGCACGCCTTCCTCCCGACCACTACAGCAAGTTAACTAAGCTCTATCGAGCTTTACTCCTTGTGCAAAAGCTTGCCGATCTTGAGCGCCAGCTGGATTTGAAGCAGCTCCTCCGAGTTTTTCAAATCCATGTTCAAAATCTCTTTGATCTTCTCGATCCGGTAAATAAACGTATTGCGGTGAATGAACATCGCTTTCGCCGCTTCACTGACGTTTTGATTGTACAGAAAGTAATTGTCCAAGGTCACCATGAGGCTCGTGCCGAACTCTTGATCATGCTCGTACAGCTTCCCCAGACGCTTCAAAAAGAAGTCTTCCAGTTCAATGTCCTTAATGTTGGAATCCAGGAAATGATAGACGGAGTAATCATCGAAATGGGAGACGTCGCCCTTGCTGTTGAACTTCTGCATCAGGCGGATCGCTTCATGGGCTTCGGAAAAACTCTTATGCAGCGAAGCGATGTTTTTATACTGACGACCGACCCCAATAAAGAACAAGGTTTTCTTGATTTTATCCACGAGAGCGCTGTACAGCTCATTGGCGAATTGCTTCGCTTCACTTACAGACACCACAGGGCGATGTTCATTTTGTCCAATGAGAATGATGATCCGATTGTTCCGATAAAAGCAGGTGATTTCTCCAGGGGCTTTGCTCGAATGGTCATAGACGAGATCGACGCATTTTTTTGCGATCCGATCCAGCTCATACTTGCGATCAATTATATCCTCCAAATTTTCCAGCTCAACCGGCTCGATATTAATAACCATACAAAAATACATGTAGCTCGATTGCAGTCCGTGCAGATCACATAAGGTTTGCAGAGAGTCAGCCGAAGTGATTTTACCTGTGAGTAAGTCATCGAAAAAGTCTTGTCTGATCTTCAGCTTCACTTCCTCGATTTCCCTCGCCTTGATCCGCTCCAGCGCCACGATGGTGGACGCCTGTTCCAACACAATGTAGTCAAATTCAGTAAGCTCCCAAATGGTTTGCCAGACGACGATGTATCCGTAGATGTGATTGGCCACAGCAACGGGTAGAATCCTGCATTTAACCTCATAATCTTTCGCATGGTAGATACGCTTGATCGATTTTTTGATCTGGCTAATATTTTTCGGGACGGACTCGGTGAAGTCCCGGGTAAAAACAGGTCTGTTTTTGCTTAAGGTCAGGCAGGAGTCAAGCGGAATCGGATTGTGCCAGATTTCCGTGTAATGAAGCAGATGCCAGTCCTGATCCAGAATAAGGATCGGATTGTTGATCGTCTCAGACAGCTCGGAGGCAATGCGATCCAGTCCGCCACCTTCCAGTGCAATGCGAAACAGGGCGTTGTGCATGTCCAATGTTTTGCGGTTCAACAAATCATAACGCCCAGAGGCTTTTTCGTTAATAATGGCAATCACTTTAGACAACGTGTATTCAAAAGGTAGGGCCAAAAGCGGGAGCCCATACTTGTTGGCATGATCAATCATGTTTTGCGGGATTTGATCGAAATAGCGATGCATCTTGATAACGAGCCCGGAGCAGTTGATTTCCGCCAGTTCTTTGATGATTTTATTTTGTAATTCAGGATTGTCTTTGAAAATATACCCGGTGGAGAGCAGCAATTCGTTGGAAGACAGCCAGTCAAAAGCATCCGGGTTTTCCATAATATTGACGATGGAGATAATGTTGTTGATGCCTTGCTCTCCGGCGATGATTTTGATGCCGTCTATGGATTGAATGGTAAGCAAATCTTTGATGGTCAGCACCCTGTTCACTCCTTTGCCACAAAGGGATTCCTCTAATTGTGCAATGTGCACAAGTGAACCTCAATTTTTTTAGTTTCCATACACAATGACGATTCCATCCACCCTGTCTAAAATAATGATGTAAGTACGTGGTGCTTGTCTAATTGTTTTTTAAAAGAGCAAGCAC
This genomic stretch from Brevibacillus sp. DP1.3A harbors:
- a CDS encoding PucR family transcriptional regulator, whose protein sequence is MLTIKDLLTIQSIDGIKIIAGEQGINNIISIVNIMENPDAFDWLSSNELLLSTGYIFKDNPELQNKIIKELAEINCSGLVIKMHRYFDQIPQNMIDHANKYGLPLLALPFEYTLSKVIAIINEKASGRYDLLNRKTLDMHNALFRIALEGGGLDRIASELSETINNPILILDQDWHLLHYTEIWHNPIPLDSCLTLSKNRPVFTRDFTESVPKNISQIKKSIKRIYHAKDYEVKCRILPVAVANHIYGYIVVWQTIWELTEFDYIVLEQASTIVALERIKAREIEEVKLKIRQDFFDDLLTGKITSADSLQTLCDLHGLQSSYMYFCMVINIEPVELENLEDIIDRKYELDRIAKKCVDLVYDHSSKAPGEITCFYRNNRIIILIGQNEHRPVVSVSEAKQFANELYSALVDKIKKTLFFIGVGRQYKNIASLHKSFSEAHEAIRLMQKFNSKGDVSHFDDYSVYHFLDSNIKDIELEDFFLKRLGKLYEHDQEFGTSLMVTLDNYFLYNQNVSEAAKAMFIHRNTFIYRIEKIKEILNMDLKNSEELLQIQLALKIGKLLHKE
- a CDS encoding PIG-L deacetylase family protein — encoded protein: MKKVMVVFPHPDDESFACGGTLAKCKDAGHETCYLCITSGCKGRSGPFDIDCREKLAKHREIELKTAAEVLGISRLDLFRYADGSLQNADLDELVGKIREAIEEWKPNVVVTFPPDGVTGHPDHIVTCEATTRAVEQAEASMTPAEYPDLYYVSIPHYYDHCPDHGPKPAVPITGKIDISGYRMQKGEALKAHLSQEYSVNRAYPGVIDGDFGVIGCYEYYTLVRSAGKAIEPVSAGGSIPIIEL
- a CDS encoding DUF1801 domain-containing protein → MNQQVTDYIQNITNGSQVEVCNRIRQLIHENIPNVEEQVKYKQAFYSIQGKQACVYFPAKDWINVTLFQAANLDAPAGFFEKSDHADRKSIKIRNGKEFDFDVLAGLFKKLGEAQ
- a CDS encoding SEL1-like repeat protein; amino-acid sequence: MSHRVYVYNVSEPSQAQDNDKMMVEWGYEVPLLLQPLFIEGGSIAGNNYNNHTEPDNSGLYYDAQSGIENVKRFYDFLERQEGLIQNKEAFLEARNQLLSYLEKRKLPYFHIDAWDVFNMDDIPHDEQAETLRANIAHNNEIITKAMDNDDILLLNYSELMDVNPGFRSFAELLNYEDYQYGWGHIWQPYEEHPDVEIFEEAGLLGLKDAEGNVLLAPQYDAFYDFASEDLAVVSRDGKYGYVHKSGRIVIPLEWEDAYDFEYGSVGAIVKRNGRYGLINLEGKIIVPTHYEELEPLDYQGFYTAKKDGKWGVLGEAGSVTIDFEHEEAFKCGDGFYHTAVKGRKNQKIFNEYWKYVGEFPLTAVEQIDAGLILVKPHKDTSHSTLYKKDGTVGASGFDKLNRQTHFPNLLVLRKGKKYAAYGKQQESLLLPYEYDELIDLQVYTEARQGNQVLAKKDGKLGVFYGDADQPAWLFPLDDYENIFRLHKDAHALKKNGLWSIALSPEKRWSDFEFDLVVKKAFVGGFAYAFKGHDVYLVSEYGLSRAEKTLVLEDVEDRYYSYYFDAEVRKRLLVYAKGEQSDVDSVDQYTPVETLYNLGMEAYEAGDYEKAILYDTLAAKKGYPPSMNNLAHMYYSLEGFEDVDKAFYWYEVGATAGNHHAMNGLGCCYRHGIGTEPDADQAMYWMGKAAEHGHALAHNNLGAIYYNGELVPQDLDKALWHYEQGELLGSPVYDWLGYLHDSKGNYEKALHYYHQDYEAGGDISAYNLGIFYYNGYGTAKNIDAAITYFQAALERDYPHAHLELASIYRNEAQFADELLAKKHIEEAEKAGLDIPEELTQS
- a CDS encoding RidA family protein — protein: MNRKKIFTGSPWEPVVGYCRAIRIGDRIEVAGTTAMKDGEVVGVGDAYEQTRFILETIEKALRELDADLSHVVRTRMFVTDISKWEEIGKAHGEFFREIQPVATMVEVKALIDPRLLVEIEVEAIV
- a CDS encoding nitroreductase, translated to MIVREALKSRRAVRNYIPKEVETEKIQALLDCAVLAPNDRLRQPWHFYVIRGEAKLRFEEIAKEFLLERFPTKPNLVQDSLAVLEKTPLVIVATADVIPGDEASSEDNEYAVCCAIHSMWLAAKELGLGMVWRTRGIGLVRDERLLQFLGSPENKKVVGTLFIGYPEADAPETSRVAAEEKTTWL
- a CDS encoding PH domain-containing protein; amino-acid sequence: MFGKLAADALGLSNVGIVVKPADYDKVDADDYIMHEDHEKIYFLIKSKSDEYCFTNLGLVHLDGTSATSKKRMLRRYSYYTHPISDVYLETAGTVDLDVEIKFTMGNEHYSIDVNKKHLEELKDLYKALVKIASIMHDNELALQHAKESLHVAQSTLGRVTGQQADVASQFKSINQYTFDWLEDVRYKYVVKDFGKVFEKYIHN